The following coding sequences are from one Hymenobacter sp. DG25A window:
- the ftsH gene encoding ATP-dependent zinc metalloprotease FtsH: MSDKTPLKKKKPLLPTPPPRPGMQLWVLAGLVVFIFGLLYFNRSNSAIETTQQKFEQMLLAGDVSRLTLVNDRAVEVTLKPTAVRKPEYQAELQRRGMLAIDAGPQYTFRVIDGKSFKEDYDKLRATIPREQQVGLEVDTRQGYGEFITSWGFMIILIVAFWFLMRRMGGGAGPGGQIFNIGKSRAALFEGGDKVKITFKDVAGLEEAKEEVEEIVEFLRNPSKFTVLGGKIPKGALLVGPPGTGKTLMAKAVAGEADVPFFSLSGSDFVEMFVGVGAARVRDLFKQAKAKAPCIIFIDEIDAIGRSRSRGNMPGGNDERENTLNSLLVEMDGFGTDSGVIILAATNRPDTLDSALLRPGRFDRQISIDKPDINGRTQIFTVHLKPLTLGPDVDARKLAAQTPGFAGAEIANVCNEAALIAARRDKKMVTMQDFTDAVDRVIGGLEKKNKIISPGEKRIVAYHEAGHAVAGWFLEHADPLVKVSIVPRGVAALGYAQYLPREQFLYNTEQLTDEMCMALGGRAAEELVFGKISTGALSDLERITKMAYSIVTMYGMNAKLGNVSFYDSKGQNEYGFSKPYSEATSQMIDEEVRTIIENAYIRTKELLTERRHELEIIAKELLEKEVLLQDDLERLVGKRPYDTQTSYQAHMAGTDRSETLSEVKEEHTVALGNDLPENHLPGVDDNTTGSNGSAEVPSGTTVSPV, translated from the coding sequence ATGTCTGATAAGACTCCTTTAAAAAAGAAAAAGCCATTGCTGCCTACTCCGCCCCCGCGGCCGGGTATGCAGCTATGGGTACTGGCCGGTTTGGTGGTGTTCATCTTCGGGCTGCTGTATTTCAACCGGAGCAATTCGGCTATTGAAACCACGCAGCAGAAGTTTGAGCAGATGCTGCTGGCCGGTGATGTAAGCCGCCTCACCCTGGTCAATGACCGGGCTGTGGAGGTAACCCTCAAACCAACTGCTGTCCGCAAGCCGGAATATCAGGCTGAGTTGCAGCGTCGTGGTATGCTGGCTATTGATGCCGGCCCGCAGTACACCTTCCGGGTTATTGATGGCAAGTCTTTCAAGGAAGACTACGACAAGCTGCGCGCTACCATTCCGCGGGAGCAGCAGGTGGGCCTGGAAGTAGATACCCGCCAGGGCTATGGTGAGTTTATCACCAGTTGGGGCTTCATGATTATTTTGATTGTGGCCTTCTGGTTCCTGATGCGCCGGATGGGCGGCGGGGCCGGACCAGGCGGTCAGATCTTCAACATTGGCAAAAGCCGCGCTGCCCTCTTTGAAGGCGGTGACAAGGTAAAAATTACGTTTAAGGACGTAGCCGGTCTGGAAGAAGCCAAAGAGGAAGTAGAAGAAATTGTGGAGTTCCTCCGCAACCCTTCTAAATTCACGGTTCTCGGCGGCAAAATCCCGAAAGGCGCTTTGCTGGTAGGCCCTCCCGGCACTGGTAAAACCCTCATGGCCAAAGCCGTAGCCGGTGAGGCCGACGTCCCCTTCTTCTCCCTGTCGGGCTCCGACTTTGTGGAGATGTTTGTAGGTGTAGGTGCAGCCCGGGTGCGTGACTTGTTTAAGCAGGCCAAAGCCAAAGCGCCTTGTATCATCTTCATTGATGAGATTGACGCCATTGGCCGCAGTCGCTCCCGGGGAAATATGCCCGGTGGCAACGACGAACGGGAAAACACCCTGAACTCGTTGCTGGTGGAAATGGATGGTTTCGGTACCGACTCCGGGGTGATTATCCTGGCCGCTACCAACCGCCCCGATACTCTGGACTCTGCCCTGCTCCGTCCCGGCCGTTTCGACCGTCAGATCAGCATCGACAAGCCCGACATCAACGGCCGCACGCAGATTTTCACCGTGCACCTGAAGCCCTTGACCTTGGGCCCTGATGTGGATGCGCGCAAGCTCGCCGCCCAGACCCCCGGGTTTGCCGGCGCCGAAATTGCCAACGTCTGCAACGAAGCTGCCCTCATTGCCGCCCGCCGCGACAAGAAGATGGTGACCATGCAGGACTTCACCGATGCCGTTGACCGCGTAATCGGGGGCCTCGAGAAGAAAAATAAAATTATCAGCCCCGGTGAGAAGCGCATTGTGGCTTACCACGAGGCCGGCCACGCCGTTGCCGGCTGGTTCTTGGAGCACGCCGACCCATTGGTGAAGGTGAGCATTGTACCCCGCGGCGTGGCCGCGCTGGGCTACGCGCAGTACCTCCCCCGCGAGCAGTTCCTCTACAACACCGAGCAGCTAACCGACGAAATGTGCATGGCCTTAGGTGGCCGCGCCGCCGAGGAGCTGGTATTTGGCAAAATCTCGACGGGTGCCCTCTCCGATCTGGAGCGGATTACCAAGATGGCCTACAGCATTGTAACCATGTATGGCATGAACGCCAAGCTGGGCAATGTTTCCTTCTATGACTCCAAGGGGCAGAATGAGTATGGCTTCTCGAAACCGTATTCCGAAGCTACCTCCCAGATGATTGACGAGGAAGTACGCACCATCATCGAGAATGCCTACATCCGCACCAAGGAGCTGCTTACGGAGCGCCGGCACGAGCTGGAAATCATAGCCAAGGAGCTGCTGGAGAAAGAAGTGCTGCTGCAGGATGATCTGGAGCGTCTGGTGGGCAAGCGCCCCTACGACACCCAGACCAGCTATCAGGCCCACATGGCCGGCACCGACCGCTCCGAGACGCTGAGTGAGGTAAAAGAAGAGCACACCGTAGCCCTGGGCAATGATTTGCCTGAGAACCACCTGCCTGGGGTAGATGATAATACTACCGGCTCCAATGGGTCGGCGGAAGTACCGAGCGGCACTACTGTTTCGCCGGTTTAG
- the rsfS gene encoding ribosome silencing factor: protein MKSTLIRQDSDRLAEVVVRGMQEKKAADIVVLDLKELKNAVADYFVICSASSDTQLDAIARSVEEEVEKLTGQSPWQTEGRMQREWVLLDYVDVVVHIFLRDRRQFYALEELWGDANIKYVEEAASAV, encoded by the coding sequence ATGAAAAGTACCCTGATTCGGCAGGATTCGGACAGATTGGCAGAAGTAGTAGTACGCGGCATGCAGGAAAAGAAAGCAGCCGATATCGTGGTACTCGACCTGAAAGAACTTAAAAATGCGGTGGCCGATTACTTTGTGATTTGCTCCGCTTCCTCAGATACGCAGCTTGATGCCATTGCCCGCTCGGTAGAAGAAGAAGTTGAAAAGCTCACCGGCCAAAGCCCCTGGCAAACGGAAGGCCGCATGCAGCGCGAATGGGTGCTACTGGACTACGTAGACGTGGTAGTGCACATTTTCCTGCGCGACCGGCGCCAGTTCTACGCGCTGGAAGAGCTTTGGGGCGATGCCAACATTAAATATGTTGAGGAGGCTGCCTCCGCCGTTTAA
- a CDS encoding biotin--[acetyl-CoA-carboxylase] ligase, with the protein MNVQSSENQVEALSPKTLFTGQQVIWLAECASTNTEAQQLLLKSRATEGCTVITDKQTAGRGQRGNSWEAAPGENLTLSVVWRPTFLAASLQFQLSMAVALAVLDWVSMVLGPDPALRLKWPNDVYYHDQKLGGILIENTLSSAGIQSSIVGIGININQLEFGMPTATSLARLTGRHYVLPTLAERLLECLERRYLQLRAGQAKALRYAYLQVLYRFQEWHYFEVEGRRLTGQIVGIEETGRLVLEINGQLQSFGMQEIKFCL; encoded by the coding sequence TTGAACGTACAAAGTAGCGAAAATCAGGTGGAGGCACTATCCCCCAAAACCCTCTTCACGGGCCAGCAAGTGATTTGGCTGGCCGAATGTGCCTCCACGAACACGGAGGCACAGCAATTACTTCTCAAAAGCCGCGCCACGGAAGGCTGTACCGTCATAACAGACAAACAGACCGCCGGCCGCGGACAACGAGGCAATAGTTGGGAAGCCGCCCCCGGCGAGAATTTAACCTTGTCGGTGGTATGGCGGCCTACGTTTCTGGCCGCCTCGCTCCAGTTTCAGCTAAGCATGGCCGTGGCGCTGGCTGTGCTGGACTGGGTTTCCATGGTGCTAGGGCCCGATCCGGCCCTGCGCCTGAAGTGGCCCAACGATGTGTATTATCACGACCAGAAGCTGGGCGGCATTCTCATTGAGAACACACTTAGCAGCGCAGGAATTCAATCCAGCATCGTGGGAATAGGGATAAATATTAACCAACTGGAATTTGGCATGCCCACGGCTACTTCCCTGGCCCGCCTCACGGGGCGGCACTACGTGCTGCCCACGCTGGCGGAGCGCCTGCTGGAATGCCTGGAGCGCCGGTATCTGCAGCTGCGCGCCGGCCAGGCCAAGGCCCTGCGCTACGCCTATCTACAGGTGCTGTACCGCTTTCAGGAATGGCATTATTTTGAAGTAGAGGGCCGGCGGCTAACCGGGCAGATAGTGGGAATCGAGGAAACAGGCCGGCTGGTGTTGGAAATAAATGGGCAACTGCAAAGCTTTGGCATGCAGGAAATTAAGTTCTGTTTATAG
- a CDS encoding T9SS type A sorting domain-containing protein, whose translation MKTFTKFCIAASLLLAQLVSVAASHTVKVRNFAFDPQFLTINPGDEVKFEWESGVHPVVSDNNAFAAFTMASATPTASRTLATAGVYGYHCTAHGSPGNGMFGTITVNAATPVIGAKLTAPVLTLYPNPSRGMIMLTVNQKPGADYKLRISNIIGREVRAITLKPELTDAGLPLNLSDLPAGMYICNLVLNDKVVGTKRLILQN comes from the coding sequence ATGAAAACCTTTACTAAGTTTTGTATTGCCGCTTCCTTGTTACTGGCGCAGCTGGTGTCAGTGGCAGCCAGCCATACCGTTAAGGTCAGGAACTTCGCATTTGATCCGCAGTTTCTCACCATTAACCCCGGCGACGAGGTAAAATTTGAGTGGGAATCGGGTGTCCACCCGGTGGTATCGGATAATAACGCCTTTGCGGCCTTTACTATGGCCTCCGCTACCCCCACCGCTTCTCGCACGCTTGCTACGGCTGGGGTGTATGGGTATCATTGCACTGCCCATGGCAGCCCTGGCAACGGTATGTTTGGCACCATTACCGTAAATGCGGCTACCCCCGTCATCGGTGCTAAGCTGACCGCGCCGGTCCTTACGCTGTATCCCAACCCGTCCCGGGGCATGATAATGCTCACGGTTAACCAGAAGCCAGGAGCCGACTATAAGCTGCGTATTTCCAACATTATTGGCCGCGAGGTGCGCGCCATTACGCTCAAGCCCGAGCTGACGGATGCCGGTCTGCCCCTGAATCTTTCGGACCTGCCCGCAGGAATGTACATCTGCAATCTGGTGCTGAACGATAAGGTAGTAGGTACCAAGCGTCTGATTCTACAGAACTAG
- a CDS encoding DUF2723 domain-containing protein, with protein MRSYKSLNNLVGWLVFAVATLTYLLTLEPTASFWDCGEFIACSYKLLVPHPPGAPTFLLLGRIMSLLSFGDVTKVPILVNMLSALSSSFTVLFLFWIITMLAKRIVLHQAGHPHRHRTVEPTRGEALQILGSGLVGSLAFAFSDSFWFNAVEAEVYAMSALGTAFVVWAMLKWENRADGPDADKWLILIAYAIGLSIGVHLLNLLTIPALGLIYYYRKTQQPTFWGAVLTLAISSVIVGIILVGIIPGLPSLAGNFEVFFVNSIGLPFNWGIIIFLLLFGGLIYLVFRHSFRTGNRALNTAILSLIFILIGYSSYLIVPIRSSYQPTINENNPEDVLSFVSYLKREQYGDRPLLYGPQFNARPTGSKEGAARYVRKGDKYVKGPARIEYEYDDADKMLLPRIYSSQPEHIYQYKKWVDIREDKKPTMGQNLAFMFRYQFGHMFWRYFLWNFVGRESDIQQAGVIWPVDSKNGLPERIAESKAYNNFLALPLILGLVGLFFQVRKDSRNALIVGLLFLFTGLAITFYLNQPPIEPRERDYTFTGAFFAFSIWIGLGVLALSDALRNLVKADGTRAAVATLICLVVPGIMAAQGWDDHNRSNRYNSTDSAKNLLNSLAPNAVLFTNGDNDTFPLWYAQEVEGVRTDVRVAVLSYLNTDWYIDQMKRRAYKSQPLPISMERANYVEGTNDYLPFVANPAVKEVNLKEFVSLVKQNSPLLQVSYGEGGPSLLSFPTTKFYLPIDTAAVLKTGIIAPERRNQVVSRMEWDMGKGAIEKKNLAILDMLATNNWKRPIYFSSTVNSQDYMGLQPYFQLEGMAYRVLPARDPNYNPRSGDDGYVVKDQMYDIMMHKFAYRNLDDPSVFYDENNLRFPANYRDKFGRLANEYLKAGNLAKAKEVADKCLSVMPDKSIPYDYYTPQLVETLVKAGETTRANQIMDVLTNRAQQALAYYSTHNPSLHDQDMQLSLVALQSVYRAADSVKDEVRATKAMQILQQYYPQQEQ; from the coding sequence ATGCGTAGTTACAAAAGCTTAAATAATCTGGTGGGCTGGCTGGTGTTTGCCGTGGCCACCCTTACTTATCTGCTCACGCTGGAGCCCACGGCCAGCTTCTGGGACTGCGGCGAGTTTATTGCCTGCTCCTACAAGCTGCTGGTGCCGCACCCTCCCGGCGCGCCTACCTTCCTGCTGCTGGGCCGCATTATGTCACTGCTCTCCTTCGGCGACGTAACCAAGGTGCCGATTCTGGTGAATATGCTGTCGGCGCTAAGCAGCTCCTTTACCGTGCTGTTCCTGTTCTGGATTATTACCATGCTGGCCAAGCGCATTGTGCTGCACCAGGCCGGGCACCCGCACCGCCACCGCACCGTAGAGCCCACCCGTGGCGAGGCCCTGCAGATTCTGGGCAGCGGCCTGGTAGGCTCCCTGGCCTTTGCCTTCTCCGATTCGTTCTGGTTTAATGCCGTGGAGGCCGAGGTATACGCCATGTCGGCGCTGGGTACCGCCTTTGTGGTATGGGCCATGCTGAAGTGGGAAAACCGCGCCGACGGCCCCGATGCGGATAAATGGCTGATTCTGATTGCCTACGCCATTGGGCTTTCCATTGGGGTGCACTTGCTGAACCTGCTCACCATTCCGGCCCTGGGCCTGATTTACTACTACCGCAAAACCCAGCAGCCCACGTTCTGGGGCGCTGTGCTAACGCTGGCTATCAGCAGTGTTATTGTCGGAATTATTCTGGTGGGTATTATCCCCGGGCTGCCTTCGCTGGCAGGTAACTTCGAGGTGTTCTTTGTGAACAGCATCGGCCTGCCTTTCAACTGGGGTATCATCATCTTCCTGCTGCTGTTTGGCGGGCTTATTTATCTGGTGTTCCGGCACTCTTTCCGCACCGGCAACCGGGCCCTGAATACGGCAATTCTCAGCCTGATATTTATTCTGATCGGCTACTCTTCGTATCTGATTGTGCCCATCCGGAGCAGCTATCAGCCAACCATCAACGAGAATAACCCGGAGGATGTCCTGTCCTTCGTGAGCTACCTGAAGCGGGAGCAGTACGGCGACCGGCCCCTGCTCTACGGCCCGCAGTTCAACGCCCGCCCCACCGGCTCCAAAGAAGGCGCTGCCCGCTACGTGCGTAAAGGCGACAAATACGTGAAGGGCCCGGCCCGCATTGAGTATGAGTATGATGATGCCGACAAAATGCTGCTGCCGCGCATCTACAGCTCCCAGCCCGAGCACATATACCAGTACAAAAAGTGGGTGGATATCCGCGAGGATAAGAAGCCGACCATGGGTCAGAACCTGGCCTTCATGTTCCGCTATCAGTTTGGGCACATGTTCTGGCGCTACTTCCTCTGGAACTTTGTGGGCCGAGAAAGTGACATTCAGCAGGCCGGTGTAATATGGCCCGTAGATAGCAAAAACGGCCTGCCGGAGCGTATTGCCGAAAGCAAGGCCTACAACAATTTCCTGGCCCTACCCCTGATTCTGGGCTTGGTAGGCCTGTTCTTTCAGGTGCGCAAAGACAGCCGCAATGCCCTCATCGTGGGTCTGCTGTTCCTGTTCACCGGTCTGGCTATTACCTTCTACCTCAACCAGCCGCCCATTGAGCCCCGCGAGCGGGACTACACTTTCACCGGTGCCTTCTTCGCCTTCTCCATCTGGATTGGCCTGGGGGTACTGGCTTTGTCTGATGCGCTGCGCAACTTGGTAAAAGCCGATGGCACGCGGGCCGCCGTAGCCACGCTTATCTGCTTAGTGGTGCCCGGCATTATGGCCGCCCAGGGTTGGGACGACCACAACCGCTCCAACCGCTATAACTCCACCGACTCCGCCAAGAACCTGCTGAACTCCCTGGCGCCCAATGCCGTGCTGTTCACCAACGGCGACAACGACACCTTCCCGCTCTGGTATGCCCAGGAAGTGGAAGGTGTGCGGACCGACGTGCGCGTAGCCGTACTCAGCTACCTGAACACCGACTGGTACATTGACCAGATGAAGCGCCGCGCCTACAAGTCACAGCCGCTGCCCATCTCCATGGAGCGCGCTAATTATGTAGAAGGCACCAACGACTATCTGCCTTTCGTGGCCAACCCGGCGGTGAAGGAAGTGAACCTGAAGGAGTTTGTTTCCCTGGTGAAGCAGAACAGCCCGCTGCTGCAGGTAAGCTACGGCGAAGGCGGCCCCAGCCTGCTTTCCTTCCCTACCACCAAATTCTACCTGCCCATTGATACTGCTGCTGTGTTGAAAACCGGCATTATTGCGCCCGAGCGCCGCAATCAGGTGGTATCGCGCATGGAGTGGGATATGGGCAAAGGTGCCATTGAGAAGAAAAACCTGGCCATTCTGGATATGCTGGCTACCAACAACTGGAAGCGGCCTATCTACTTCTCCAGCACCGTAAACAGCCAGGATTACATGGGTCTGCAGCCTTACTTCCAGCTGGAAGGCATGGCCTACCGCGTGCTGCCCGCCCGCGACCCCAACTACAACCCCCGCAGCGGCGACGATGGCTACGTGGTGAAGGATCAGATGTATGACATCATGATGCACAAATTCGCCTACCGCAACCTCGACGACCCCAGCGTGTTCTACGACGAGAACAACCTGCGCTTCCCGGCCAACTACCGGGATAAGTTCGGGCGCCTGGCCAACGAATACCTGAAGGCCGGCAACCTGGCCAAAGCCAAGGAAGTAGCCGATAAATGCCTGTCCGTCATGCCGGATAAGTCGATTCCCTACGACTATTACACCCCGCAGCTGGTAGAAACCCTGGTGAAAGCCGGCGAAACAACCCGGGCCAATCAGATTATGGATGTGCTGACTAACCGGGCCCAGCAGGCGCTGGCCTACTACAGCACGCACAATCCCAGCCTCCACGACCAGGATATGCAGCTGAGCCTGGTAGCGCTGCAAAGCGTATACCGCGCCGCCGATAGTGTGAAGGACGAGGTGCGCGCCACCAAAGCCATGCAGATTCTGCAGCAGTACTATCCGCAGCAGGAGCAGTAA
- the rlmB gene encoding 23S rRNA (guanosine(2251)-2'-O)-methyltransferase RlmB encodes MEKRTDRPDRPQNERRTYYDAENRPVGDNRPARRPEGDRGESRDPRGDFKPRYPHRPAADRSIDMLFGLRPILEALNAGRTLEKIYLLRTTKNSITQDITALAKAANIPVSLVPLEKLDGITRKNHQGAVAFVSPIDYQPLDSILAGLYEEGKNPLLLILDRITDVRNFGSIARNAECMGVHAIVVPSRGAAQINGDALKTSAGALNLIPVCREPNLKETIDFLKQSGVQIVACTEKADTSLETESVDMTGPVAILMGSEEDGISPEYLRLADHKVRIPMAGQISSLNVSVASGIMLFEVLRQRLVKA; translated from the coding sequence ATGGAGAAAAGGACTGACCGCCCCGACCGGCCGCAGAATGAGCGCCGCACCTATTACGATGCCGAAAACCGCCCAGTAGGCGACAATCGGCCTGCCCGCCGCCCGGAAGGGGACCGGGGGGAGAGCCGCGACCCGCGCGGTGACTTCAAGCCGCGCTACCCGCACCGCCCGGCCGCCGACCGCAGCATTGACATGCTGTTTGGCCTGCGCCCCATTCTGGAAGCCCTGAACGCGGGCCGTACGCTGGAGAAAATATACCTGCTGCGCACCACTAAAAACAGCATCACCCAGGATATTACGGCCCTGGCCAAAGCGGCCAATATTCCGGTATCCCTGGTGCCACTGGAAAAGCTGGACGGCATCACGCGCAAAAACCACCAAGGCGCCGTTGCCTTCGTGTCGCCTATCGATTATCAGCCGCTGGATAGTATTCTGGCGGGTCTGTACGAAGAAGGTAAAAACCCGCTGCTGCTTATTCTGGACCGCATTACCGACGTGCGTAACTTCGGTTCTATTGCCCGCAACGCCGAGTGTATGGGCGTGCACGCCATTGTAGTGCCCAGCCGCGGAGCCGCCCAGATTAACGGTGATGCCCTGAAAACCTCCGCCGGTGCACTGAACCTGATTCCGGTGTGCCGCGAGCCAAACCTGAAGGAAACCATTGACTTCCTGAAGCAGTCCGGCGTGCAGATAGTAGCCTGCACCGAGAAGGCCGACACCAGCCTGGAAACCGAATCGGTGGACATGACCGGGCCGGTAGCTATTCTGATGGGCAGCGAGGAAGACGGCATCTCGCCGGAATACCTCCGCCTGGCGGACCACAAAGTGCGGATTCCCATGGCCGGCCAGATCAGTTCCCTGAACGTATCAGTAGCCAGCGGTATCATGCTGTTTGAAGTGCTACGCCAGCGGCTGGTGAAAGCCTAG
- a CDS encoding mannose-1-phosphate guanylyltransferase: MNSNTFLVVMAGGIGSRFWPFSRTQHPKQFHDVLGVGRSMLQLTVDRFKGICPMENVLVVTNRDYIPLVQQHLPDLLPEQILGEPIGRNTAPCIAYASYRIAQRSPNAVIMVTPADHAVLHEDEFRRVIRQAVEAARQHDILITLGIQPSRPDTGYGYIQFLDEDATSIGPLKKVKTFTEKPNLELARMFVDSGDFLWNSGLFVWRADVIIKAFHQYLSDIAEVFDEGSTMLNTVLEDNFISRAYTRCRNISIDYGVMEKADNVFVLPADFGWSDLGTWDSLHRMGHHDAEDNVVDGNALLYDTRECVIKTPSERLVVVQGLDGYIVAEYDNVLLICKRTEEQRVKDFVADVKSKKGNGYN, translated from the coding sequence ATGAACTCAAATACCTTCCTTGTGGTAATGGCTGGCGGCATTGGCAGCCGCTTCTGGCCGTTCAGCCGTACGCAGCACCCCAAGCAGTTTCACGATGTGCTGGGCGTGGGCCGCTCCATGCTGCAGCTAACCGTTGACCGGTTTAAGGGAATCTGCCCCATGGAAAATGTGCTGGTGGTCACCAACCGCGACTACATTCCGCTGGTGCAGCAGCACTTACCGGATTTACTCCCCGAGCAGATTCTGGGGGAGCCCATTGGCCGGAACACAGCCCCCTGCATTGCTTACGCCAGCTACCGCATTGCGCAGCGCAGCCCCAATGCCGTGATTATGGTAACGCCCGCCGACCACGCCGTGCTGCACGAGGACGAGTTCCGGCGCGTGATCCGGCAGGCCGTGGAGGCTGCCCGCCAGCATGATATCCTCATTACGCTGGGCATTCAGCCCTCCCGCCCCGATACCGGCTATGGCTATATCCAGTTCCTTGATGAGGACGCCACTTCCATTGGCCCCCTGAAAAAGGTAAAAACCTTCACTGAAAAGCCGAATCTGGAGCTGGCCCGCATGTTTGTAGACAGCGGCGACTTCCTCTGGAACTCCGGCCTGTTTGTGTGGCGGGCTGATGTCATCATCAAAGCCTTCCATCAGTACCTCAGCGACATTGCCGAAGTATTCGACGAAGGCAGCACCATGCTGAACACGGTACTGGAGGACAACTTCATTTCCCGCGCCTACACCCGCTGCCGCAACATCAGCATCGACTACGGCGTGATGGAAAAGGCCGACAATGTCTTCGTGCTCCCCGCCGACTTCGGCTGGAGCGACCTGGGCACCTGGGACTCCCTGCACCGCATGGGTCACCACGATGCCGAAGACAACGTGGTAGACGGCAACGCCCTGCTCTACGATACCCGCGAGTGCGTCATCAAAACCCCTTCTGAGCGCCTGGTAGTAGTACAGGGCCTAGACGGCTACATTGTGGCCGAGTACGATAACGTGCTCCTCATCTGCAAACGCACAGAAGAGCAACGCGTGAAGGACTTTGTAGCTGACGTAAAGTCGAAAAAAGGCAACGGGTATAATTAA